A stretch of DNA from Sebastes fasciatus isolate fSebFas1 chromosome 16, fSebFas1.pri, whole genome shotgun sequence:
CGGTCTAGGTCTTCGATGTAGAACATGATGAGCTTCCTGCGCTCCTCAGGGACACACTCCAGAACGAGGTACCGCTTGTCGTTCTGGAGGATCTTTTCCACATCCTTCAGATGTTGTTCTGACTCCTGGATCAGCTTTCTTGATCTGAGGGAAGAGAGAATGTGAGACGAAGGCACTCGGAAGCAGGATGGTAATACAGTGGAAACTACGgctgttaataattaaccgttaaccgacattaagcattttaaccgaataacgctatcggttaaaagaaatgtttataattaattaaaaagatgagcggctcagaggaacGGCTcatcactttaaggagaaaagctggtccaccttaacagcccaccttaagaggcggagccggagttgcaggatataGGAAGTTGGCTCAGGTTTCTCAGAGCTCGCTTGACCGGAGCGGAGTAGTTGTAGCATTTTtacaccgacaaataaactgtacaaacactgctacacctacgttcacagctataacgcctcCAACAACCCCaaactcaccgccgccacacacacacggtctgccGGAAACATTCCtctcattgagtaggtagttGTATAGCAAATGAAaaggcttttgaagcagttatttcaaatattaaagggtgtttcataaatatggatgattgaatttgtgctcattcaaagacgTGTAATGAAATGTTGAATCAATCaacagctcagttattttttCATAATGATGAGAttgtttccctggcacaaaaAGGGGAATcaataacagcaaaaacaaaatagttATTTGAAACATTGGTATCGGTCCGGAATTTTGCTATCGGTGAATCCCTAAATATAACAGGTGATTTCAGACTTTTCATAGCAGTGTATATTGATTACAAGTGCAAGAAAACAATACTTTTATTTGCTATTAGACACTTGTTTTGCTTATCTAGTATGTGAAAGTGAGTGTACACACCTGTATGTGATGAACTTTGTCTCCTTCAGCAGTGTTCTGAAGTCAGCTTTGGCTGTGATGTACTTGTCTTTGATGTAATCTTCAAACTCCCGCTGTCTCttctacaaaacacacagatgaaCACATCAGACACCAAAACTCAGATAAAATGGTTGAAACGTTACAGTCAAATTAAACCCAAGCCAGAACGCCTTTAAGACGGATGAAAAAATATCAACCACCCTTTTTGATCATTTCAGAACTGGGGTTTGGATTTTATGAAAGAAGCCATCTGACGTTGGGCtgatgacacacacatatagtgaACTATATAGTGAGTTGTAGTGCTGTCCAAATGTATAGTAAGAATTATTAGACCCTAGATAGTGGACTCAAAGTTTCCCACGATGCATCGTGAAAAGTAGTGTACAACGATGGTCACTAACCGAGCACTATAtataccatcatgcattgcgctgaaggaaaaaatggaaaacggacgagaggagagagaccAGTACCATTGAGACAAATCCATGAGTTGCATCGTGAGAATAATGTTTTAAGCAGAGCAgcacatcacaacacaaactGCCACAAAGTACTTattattgaattaattaatttgggaAAATATACTTGTTGCCCCCACATTAAAAGCCGTAGACATATACACTGCATCACTGCTTACCAGGGGGAacttaaattcactcagagcattttgTCAAGAGGTTACTCAACAAAATAGCTTACAACATGTATTTatcacaaaaatacatgtcacacgactttgttgaatactcgattctgattggtcaatcatgacGTTCTGCGGTCTGTCCTTCAGGGCAATGAGAGACCCTTATTTCTCATCATTTTGCTTGAGATTCTTGCAATGTAACTACATTATGTCTTAACCCGTCACTAGAGTCACAAAactcaagtattttttttgtcagaaagTAACTGTATTCTTTTATCATAAAAGCAAAATAACATAAGTCTTACTCTGTCACTGGAGGAGAACTTGATACAGCGAGGGTCCTCTTTGATTACCTTCTTCACCTCCTTCCATGTGGTTGTCAGAGTGAtctataaaacaaacaaaaaaaatctgtcaataAGCTTATAAAATTAATCAGGAATAAAGTTGATCAAAATATTTGATAAGCACATACATGGAAATACATTAAAAGCTGCAGAGTATTACGTTCCTTCTAGCCATGCTGACACACAAGAAAAAAGCAAGTAGAGAGAAAATGAATAGCGTAGTACATGTTCCTGCTTTTGGCACCTTTTTACTCCTCACCATGCTGGTCTCATCTAGTAGCTGCCTGAAatgttctttcttcttcttggccAGTGCTTCTACGTGTTCGTTAAAcagcttctccttctcctctcgcTCTAGCAGTGACGCCGACTCCCAGCGATGGTCCTTCCGCAGGTTACGACGAGTGTCTGACCACGTTGCATCTGAAGACCGTACCTGAGGaatgagtgaaaaaaaaaaaaacacttgttagTCTTGTGCTCCCGCCAACACACTTGCATTTCTCAAATGTTCAGGAGGTGCTCTTAAGGATCCTATATTATCATCTCTCCATCCAATCAATTTTTCTTACCAAATCTTCTGAAAAAGATGATGCGAAAAGATTAAGATTTAATGAAAACTCAAATATGAttaattttagggctgtcaatcaggATTAATCATAAACTAATCATATATTTTTTacctacaacctccgaaagatcgattgtgttaatgcgtttaaaaaaatttgtggcgttaaaacaaatttgtgttaatgcgtttttattgcgttaactttgacagccttaattaatttgtttcatGGGGGAAATAAAAAAGCTGCAAAGCGTCTCACCATATCAGACATGAGAGCTTTGAAATGCTGGATGGCCTCCTCCCTTTTGTGCTGCTCCCTCTCTCGGTCGATCTCTTTGGTCTGTTCTGATCGGGCCTTCTGCacctctcgctccctctctctgagACTGGCCTCGATACGAGCCTGCCGCTCCAACTCTCGCTCCTTGTCGATGTCCACACTCTGTGGAGGATGACACACGTGGTCTGCGTCAGTTTTGTTTGTTATATGATGTCAACAATGAGAGCTATACATGAAAGCATATACGTATATTCTCAACTACCAGTCAATTACACATTATTATGGAAATGACTTTTtctgtatctgtgtttttgaTCTCCTCATCATTGCAATTCTTAACAATTTGACAGATGATTCAGTCCATTTCTACTCTCGATATCGGGAGACGCTTAGACTGTTTTTACTCATCAGGAATTTATTGCCTCcatggcaataaaaaaacattacacaAGGCGTCAGAAGCTCCTGTAGGTTGAACTGGGATTCATGAACACATTTAGGGGTGACTGACTCAGACAGGCACTCTATAAATGGACTTGAAGAAACTTGCTAGCCTTGCAACAATAAGGCTACAAACAACCCATCATACAACATCATCTGTAGGAGACATTCTTTCCATTCAAAAAGAATATCTGGCATTAATAATACAGGGTTCCTACTCTTTTCTAGAGATAATTTTCCAGGACATTTTCAGTGATGATCTAGCTAGAATGACACACAAAGATCACGCCATACACTAATATGTTCCTCTGTGGAAGTCTGATTTAAAAGACATGCAGTCTATGGCTAAATCATCTCTTACATGATGAGAAATTACACATCAACTTTAGCAATGGAACCAAACATGCTCACCAATTAAACATtattcaaaagttgtgaagaaAGCAATGTTATGATGTCAACCAACCTACATGTGACGTGACTTAGGggtgtaaagtaaaaaacaatgttcAGTTCAACACTGAACAATAAGTTCACGGCTTCTCTCACACAGATCATATATCATTAGCACATACATATTGAAGCCATCATATTCCATACAGAGAAAACTGCTCATACCTTGGCTTGTTTTTCCATGTACTGTTTGAAAAGTTCTTCTCTGAGTGCGGAGCTTTCCACAGACTTGTATCGTGGGTCAGTCTCCAGCCTCTCTTTCACTTTGCTCCACCGCTGGCCTCCCTCTATGTGCTGCTCACTAAGGAGGTCATAGAAGTCTTGCTTCACCTGAGAGACAACACATCAAAATTGGAAATCTCTTCATCTCCCCTGCAGATGGTAAAAGCCTACAGGTGTCTTGACTCATGGTCAATCGACCTCACCTCACCTAAAAAACGCCACAGTCTCATTGTAGAGAGATACTTgaatgattgattgatatttgaATGTGAGCGGGTGATACCTTCTCTCCTCTGGACTTGGagtcctctttctctctcttccttatAGCGGTGATGAATTCCATGAAGATGGCCTCCCTGTCCTTCATCTTCTCTATGGTCTTAAATCGTGGGTCTCGGCCGTGTTTCACTGCAAATTCACTAAATGTTGTTctgcaaagataaaaaaaaaaaaagaaagaaaaacaatgcaGTTTCAATTTTGAAAAAGTGAACAGTTATAAACATCTCTTCACCACAACGAGAAAGAATAAAAGGCCCGTTTCTTTACCTTGGTGTGAACTTTGCGTCCTCCATCATCCTCCTGAACTCGTCTTTGGCCTGCATCAgcttgttcttcttctccttcctctcctcctccgctcGTGTCTTCACATACTGATCAAACACCTTTAGTGGACAAAATCACAAAAATATTACtgaaggatttaaaaaaatggctgGTACATGACACAGTGCTGTGAGAACAGTTAGGGGAGAgaggaaaacacatgaaaaagggagagaaactGAACCTGTTTCCTCTCTTTTGGGTTGAGGAGGAGATATCGTGGGTCAAACACAATCTTATGAAGTTCTTTGTCCCAAGTCGAGAATGCAGACACCTACATGCAAGATAGACAATGCTGGCTTTAGTCAGTCCAATATAAACTTgcatataataaaagattagACATTTTTGTATATGTCCagtgcagataaaaaataaaaacaaaaaaaggtacACAAAACTCGTAACATTGTTGTAAAATTTCACAAATTTGTGTTACCCCTCTCTCCAGCAGCATTTCTCTGAACTGGGTCATCCGGGCCTCGAGTGGCACTATAGCTCGTTCTCTGGCAGCTCTGAGCTCTGCCTCCATTGCTGCTTCCTTCTCAGAGTCtgcctccttcacctcctccttcctGTGAGGGCGAAAACCACAAAGgtgaggagaggtggagagaatgATCAATGAGAATGGAGAGATGACgtagaaaaaagaagaagaaaaagaaaaaaggtgacTCCttaaacatctgcagcatgatGGCATTAAGTTAAGGGAGACCCGCATGACATACTTCCTCTTTTTGGCTTTGGTTGGCTCCTCATCCTGATTCTCTTCAGTAGCAACGGCTAATTCTGGCTCCTCCTTACTGACACCTGTGagtgaacacacagacacaaaataaatactACACACACTGCAGCGCACAAGATGATGATAGCAGCACTTTCTTGCTCAGTATAAGAACTGCCCACTGGTTGTGTGGCTCTGAATATGTAATTGCTTCAAATCATCTATTATTAAGGGTTCAGGGttcatgtttctttatttgtcatttgtcaattccggctaagcagtcattggcaatgaaaaactttggtctcaggttccttcaacaatgctcataaaatatgtatatatatatatatatatatatatatatataaaaggggaaatcacacaagtaaaagcagAATGATAAtgtaaggcataaaatagtgcagttaaaatatagCGCttgaatataaacataagtaaatataaaataataatgtatgtgtaattttgttgaagacagcatttcagatgggaaaactgaatgtaaacaggatgtactATGTctatgcatgatgagaagtaatatatgtacacagaggtgtcacagtttgtaaaacattatgtaaagtatataaaggtaaaatGACAAGTGATGAGCTCAAGAGTTCAGTAGTCTTATGGCCTACGGGATGAAGCTGTCCCCGAGTCTGGTTGCGCACTACTAACCAAGCAATTAGCCTATATGTCACAATAATCAAAAGTACTGTGTTGAATGTCATTATCACTGACTGCATGTGAACGTGTGCTGCCCCCACCTATTTTCTTGCTGTCCTCCGGGCCTCTTTTgtgtggaggctcctggatgtgCTTGTCGACATCAGCTCGACCAACCAGCTCCTCGGGCCGGTCCCACATGGACAGCCGTGTTGTGGGATTGTAGAAGAACACGCGATCATCACCCGTCCATACCACACacctgatatttaaaaaaaacaacattaggcTTATTGCAATAAAGTGGAGTGGAGTGATGGTGTGGGTCGTGATGTGGTGTGCGTACCATGGCGTGCCAGGGATAGGGTTGGTGGCTATTGGTCTGGCTTTCTGAGCTGCCTTTTCCTCCTCGGTCATCTCTTCTTCTTTAGGCTCCTTGAaaaagaaacagagaaaaatcAGTTATCTCCATCACTATTACATTCATACTAGGGATGTCAGATTTGATTCATTTTGCCTTAAATAGCCTCACACCCATTAACCTGCAACTAACCGggtaattttaagaaaaaacacgAAATGACGTGAAATACAAGATGCGCTTTCATTTTAGTCCGGCAATCCATGACTCAATGAGCTTTGGCGACGCATTTCAGGTgctgaaatgttttttgttgtaaatgccttttattttattttattttggctttACTGAAGTTTACTGTCGCATTTGATCAGGTCATCGTTAAAAGGTACTCCTGTCAATCGGCCATTGATCGTTATCGGCCGACATTCAGTAGTTCACTCGTTTGATTGGTGGTCTCTATAAAATCCGATCAGAAGAGCCGATCAGATGACGCATTGATTCTGAattgaaacattttaaatacttttttgtttgcttttctcGCCTACTCTTTAATTCGTTCCGAGAGTGACAGCTGGACACACAACACGCTCAGCACCGCCGGAGCGCGTTGTCTGGACAGCCCAACTGGTTAATATAGGCGCCGAAAAGAAGCTTCGATGAAATTAATCTATAGGCCGACAAGTGTAACCGGGCAAAAATATTCTTGGTGGTCAACTGATTAACTATTGAACGTTATCGTATCTATATTCTTAGTATTTTCATGATTTATTTGCAaaaatttgtgtttttcattataTATCATTACACTATATGTAGAATATGAATGTAGTATTGTTTATGTTGTACAGTGTATAGCATTTCTTGCATTCTgaattattataatgttatcGTTTTATTCTCTGATTCTGTACTCAATTATGGTCATAGCAAAAATGCACTTTTGAATAAAAAACTTTGAGGCAGAGGTAATTTGACTCTTCACTTACCTCCTTCTCATTGttagtgttttctgttttgttctccTCGTCCTCCATCTCCATCGCCTCAGCTTCCTCCTGAGCCAGACGCTCCTTTATCCTTTGTGCTTCTTTTTCTAAAGACAGCGAGGAgaaaaaggcacacacacacaaactgtgagGTAACTAAAAGTGGTGCAACAAATGCAGCTTGTCATCAATTCTGTCGGGGTTGCATGTTAAGTAAACCTGCTAATTTATCAGTCATACCTGCTGCAAGTGGCACTGGTAAATCTTAGGACAGGTAATGTGGGATCAGggtttttgtatgttttgctGTGCAACTTGTCAGAAAAATGACAGTGTTGTTGATGAGCAGAAAACCAAAGTGGGTAAAGCTTTTCAGATTGGTGATACTGGAAATCAGCCCAAGCCTAGCACTCATCATCCACCAAAGCATTTTAAGTTCCACCCAACTAGAGCTGGGcgatatgatgatatatatatatctcgtTAAAACCTTATAAAAATGTCtgtttatatttttctatatcgtttctattgTAATGTCGAAAAACCAGCGGCCGAATTGTGTTACGGCAATATTTACGTCATTTGGACAACGATTTACTTTCTGATCATAACACGTGAGAGTGAAGTTGGTGCGAACGGTCAGAACAAAAAGAGCTTGTACCTAAACGGGGGCTACTTCTATCGTTTGGCTACAAAAAGTCAGAATAGGACCATCTCACTACATCACAGGCAGTTGTGTTCGCACTAGTCAGCAATGCCTACCTCTCTCCACTAGGGCCATTGGTTTCTCCCAGGTGGACTCCAGTGTTCGGTTGTTGTAGTAGTAATTTTTCCCATCAGCTGTTTTGTACTCTGACCACTCAGGGAGCTGCAATGATCCGGCCATGGAGGCAGGAGCTGCCTGGAGAGTCAGCTGTGGGTGCATCATGGAAACTAAAGGCGGTCCCATGCCAGGAAGCATTCCTGTCATTAGTCAGAGAGGAAAGAGACAACCATTATTGGCTGAGACTCATCTTTCTGTCTGAGCCACTAACAGTAGTTGCAGTGGATTATAATCTAGTAAAAGCATTAGTTTATACATCCATTTGTGAAATGTCAGTTCCCAGGTTTCCCACTTGTTATCAATAACATGTATTAGCAAATTCAGAGGTGAGACAGAGAGCTCCACAGGCAGAATAAAACTGATTCACTGCAACTTAAAAAGGGCTGTCCCTCTAAGCATTTGCCTGCTCATCTAGAGTAGATTATTAGCTGAAtgagtgaataaaaaaagattgttATCATTTGTGGAAGAAACTGTTCAAGTCTAAATATGTCTTCAAGAAACATAACTGATTGACAATAAACAGGccacatacacaaaaaacagtgaccacacacacacacacacaaccatgcCACAAAAGAAGACAACACacatgaccacaacatgtagcTCTAACTGCTATTCTAATGAATCTCTACTAGGCAAAAGCAGCTAGCGTTATGGGAACTAGCAAAGATGGCCTCGGTctccaaacacacacctcaAAATGACTGATCCTAACAATCAACGGCTCGGCCCAATCTAACAATTTAGATGCTGATTATTCAAGTGTCCTTTCATTTACCAAAGCAAAACAATTAGTCTTACACTGTATCTAACAGTTCCAGAGGACACGCAAACAAAGtgcttaaaaaatatgctgttgATAAAATGTTGTATGTGGCATGTTACATGTTAAATCTGGAAGTATAATCACAAATGAGTTTAAATAATCAAGCTGTGTGTTCTGCTTCTGTCTAAATTTCTACTGTACACCGGATGGATCATGTTCACAGCATTCATCTCCATGCCACTGTTTGAGGGTTCCCATATATACTATATGACTCATGTAGACACCATTCACTACCatgccatctactgtagatctGAGATGCGAGCGGCTGGATGTTTACCGTTGGGGCCGGGGCCTGCCTTTACACAGGGTGCACCTACTATCTGCATCATTGCTACACCTGCAAGAACAACGGACAAGCAAGCATCTGGTTGAACACAGCAGGACACTAGACATGAGCTACCATCGTGTGTaagagtttgtttgtgtgtgtggccccACTCAGACAAAACACAAGCCCAAATTTTGGATTACTGTTATGTTACAACAGTTACTCAGCCTCTGTTGATGTTTATGAGCCTGTAATGTACTTAGAGATGTTAGGGATAAGCACAGTGTACATTAGGTTTATAAGATTTATTTGGAGGCTATTGCTACATTAACAATATggaggcaaagtcccgccccttccggtggaccccatggaaccttatttcggaaaaaatatgtacagtagtgaacggcgagagacaaaaaatgttttgatcccgtttgaattgcagcatgaatcacacatattatgtttgtcaatttaaaacagaattttgcaagtcaagaaagtcgcagtttgtcgtagtatcatttagttttgtgagtacatcccagtacgaaacacacaggcatcgtatcttcagcgagagagacgtcacttacgcgacttttgggtgtgtagtctttgtaattatgtattttcacagtcttattattcaacagttttacaaataAACAGcaatttctttttaaacagacaaacatcataagtgtgattcatggcgcaattcaaaaaggataaaaaaaattatttgtctctccctgttgactaccattcatattttttcccaAATAATGTCCCATGGTGGTACACCGGAAGGGGCGgtacttcacctctctattatGATAAAAAGAATACTGTAAAAAAGCACATGTAAAATAGTGAATGCATAATGTTGGAACACCACAAATCAAATCAGGGAGTCAATCAGGGAGCTCTCAGTCTGATATTTGTAAGCTGAATAACAATCAGCCCCAATCTAAAACTAGGCCCCTCTTACTGTAGTTCTGATTTTGCCAGACACTTCGTCCATAAAGAACACAATAAACTGGGGGAATTAACAAGAATGTGCTTCTTCGATCAAATTATGCCAAAATAAcggacagagaaaaaaaaagaaggaatcaAAGAAGACACataacagagaagaagagaaaagcaACAGAAAAAAACCTTGAAAGCAAACACACAGGAGCATTTACATTAGCTGAAATTTAAATTCAAGCCACTGCACTCAAGACTCGTTGTTGTGCGACTCTTCGGGGTGCTTTCACATTAGGGACCCGGGCACGGATCTGAGTACACTTGTGATTTTAGATGATGTCTGCGAAGAATGAGAGCAGCTCAATGGCTCAGcgggcagagaaagagagagacggggTGGGGAGGGGAGACAACGTGCAGAGTCGTCCTACTTTCAAATCAAACTTGGTGaaataaaagtttattttggccaaaccagagttggttattgttggaaagagtaacgacgacagtatcggtgagttttatttagtttctgtcaagtttgaatgaagtgttttacgatgccccgctgctagaacagctgatctcaacctaaacaaatacacgtgggtgatgacgcaagtgtactcgggtacggaacaaatttactaatgtgaaagctgagcagagagggggggcaatcatACTCGGGCACGGaacggatcaatcgtacctaatgtgaaaacgcccttaaACAAAATGCAAACAGACAGATCTGAGCTGACTGAACTAACAGAGTTATCCATGACCAGAAGATATCTAGTGGGAAGTCTTTAAAAAGACACTTGTGCAATTTACATGTATATGAGTATCCCTATAATCCTCCTGTGGTGTTCCAATAACAACTACAGTTGGAGTCCACAACATTTTTTGTTGTAATCAAAAATTCACCAATAATGCTGAGTCAGTTTCCACAGAGTCTGTAGCTGATTATCAGTCACAAACCTAAACTAAGTAGCATATTAGCATCAGAGTAATTGAATAATCTTAACTGGTTATTTTACAAGCAACATTATACTTTCTACTAGATTACACTTGCCCTGGTTTAAGTCTTTTAATATTAAGTATCTGACGATATAGAGTCCGATCCGCTACTTATGTTTACCTGGCAGCAGGAGGTGGGTCTATGCATTGATTAAATATGTATCTGGCACAATGAAATAACAGGTGTAGCCTACAAAATTTTGCCCACCGTATTATTCAAGAGCTACTTAATCCAAACACCTAAGGGCCTAGTTCAAAACCCTTAAAATGATCAACTTAAATTATTGATCTGACATGAATGAAAGTGCAACAGGATGACACGATCAGCGAGAGAGAAGCCA
This window harbors:
- the tcerg1b gene encoding transcription elongation regulator 1 isoform X2, which gives rise to MADQTESETIGFSDNRMVQQAVRFRGPAPAPAPVPAQTPVLRGPPPLLRPPPPPFGMMRGPPPRPPFARPPFDPNMPPIPPPGGMPPPIGPPHLQWCSNSHLAGRVCKEIDHKRPPFLPPPMGNLPPPPGMLFPPGMPPVPASGAPALNPAEEIWVENKTPEGKAYYYNARTRESSWSKPDGVKIIQQSELNPLLVAGSAGPGPSVGVTAAASSSSVNTTASTAASASPTQALSTTPSRTLSSSPDSTIVSPSVTISATLVADISPVATVSSTVVSPVTVVTVSTVPSPVTAVQSMSLLPAGLSHNVGQPNAAMPAFPPVMVPPFRVPLPGMHIPLPGVAMMQIVGAPCVKAGPGPNGMLPGMGPPLVSMMHPQLTLQAAPASMAGSLQLPEWSEYKTADGKNYYYNNRTLESTWEKPMALVEREKEAQRIKERLAQEEAEAMEMEDEENKTENTNNEKEEPKEEEMTEEEKAAQKARPIATNPIPGTPWCVVWTGDDRVFFYNPTTRLSMWDRPEELVGRADVDKHIQEPPHKRGPEDSKKIGVSKEEPELAVATEENQDEEPTKAKKRKKEEVKEADSEKEAAMEAELRAARERAIVPLEARMTQFREMLLERGVSAFSTWDKELHKIVFDPRYLLLNPKERKQVFDQYVKTRAEEERKEKKNKLMQAKDEFRRMMEDAKFTPRTTFSEFAVKHGRDPRFKTIEKMKDREAIFMEFITAIRKREKEDSKSRGEKVKQDFYDLLSEQHIEGGQRWSKVKERLETDPRYKSVESSALREELFKQYMEKQAKSVDIDKERELERQARIEASLREREREVQKARSEQTKEIDREREQHKREEAIQHFKALMSDMVRSSDATWSDTRRNLRKDHRWESASLLEREEKEKLFNEHVEALAKKKKEHFRQLLDETSMITLTTTWKEVKKVIKEDPRCIKFSSSDRKRQREFEDYIKDKYITAKADFRTLLKETKFITYRSRKLIQESEQHLKDVEKILQNDKRYLVLECVPEERRKLIMFYIEDLDRRGPPPPPTASEPTRRSTK
- the tcerg1b gene encoding transcription elongation regulator 1 isoform X9, whose translation is MVVSCCLSRPHKAYYYNARTRESSWSKPDGVKIIQQSELNPLLVAGSAGPGPSVGVTAAASSSSVNTTASTAASASPTQALSTTPSRTLSSSPDSTIVSPSVTISATLVADISPVATVSSTVVSPVTVVTVSTVPSPVTAVQSMSLLPAGLSHNVGQPNAAMPAFPPVMVPPFRVPLPGMHIPLPGVAMMQIVGAPCVKAGPGPNGMLPGMGPPLVSMMHPQLTLQAAPASMAGSLQLPEWSEYKTADGKNYYYNNRTLESTWEKPMALVEREKEAQRIKERLAQEEAEAMEMEDEENKTENTNNEKEEPKEEEMTEEEKAAQKARPIATNPIPGTPWCVVWTGDDRVFFYNPTTRLSMWDRPEELVGRADVDKHIQEPPHKRGPEDSKKIGVSKEEPELAVATEENQDEEPTKAKKRKKEEVKEADSEKEAAMEAELRAARERAIVPLEARMTQFREMLLERGVSAFSTWDKELHKIVFDPRYLLLNPKERKQVFDQYVKTRAEEERKEKKNKLMQAKDEFRRMMEDAKFTPRTTFSEFAVKHGRDPRFKTIEKMKDREAIFMEFITAIRKREKEDSKSRGEKVKQDFYDLLSEQHIEGGQRWSKVKERLETDPRYKSVESSALREELFKQYMEKQAKSVDIDKERELERQARIEASLREREREVQKARSEQTKEIDREREQHKREEAIQHFKALMSDMVRSSDATWSDTRRNLRKDHRWESASLLEREEKEKLFNEHVEALAKKKKEHFRQLLDETSMVRSKKITLTTTWKEVKKVIKEDPRCIKFSSSDRKRQREFEDYIKDKYITAKADFRTLLKETKFITYRSRKLIQESEQHLKDVEKILQNDKRYLVLECVPEERRKLIMFYIEDLDRRGPPPPPTASEPTRRSTK
- the tcerg1b gene encoding transcription elongation regulator 1 isoform X3; this translates as MADQTESETIGFSDNRMVQQAVRFRGPAPAPAPVPAQTPVLRGPPPLLRPPPPPFGMMRGPPPRPPFARPPFDPNMPPIPPPGGMPPPIGPPHLQRPPFLPPPMGNLPPPPGMLFPPGMPPVPASGAPALNPAEEIWVENKTPEGKAYYYNARTRESSWSKPDGVKIIQQSELNPLLVAGSAGPGPSVGVTAAASSSSVNTTASTAASASPTQALSTTPSRTLSSSPDSTIVSPSVTISATLVADISPVATVSSTVVSPVTVVTVSTVPSPVTAVQSMSLLPAGLSHNVGQPNAAMPAFPPVMVPPFRVPLPGMHIPLPGVAMMQIVGAPCVKAGPGPNGMLPGMGPPLVSMMHPQLTLQAAPASMAGSLQLPEWSEYKTADGKNYYYNNRTLESTWEKPMALVEREKEAQRIKERLAQEEAEAMEMEDEENKTENTNNEKEEPKEEEMTEEEKAAQKARPIATNPIPGTPWCVVWTGDDRVFFYNPTTRLSMWDRPEELVGRADVDKHIQEPPHKRGPEDSKKIGVSKEEPELAVATEENQDEEPTKAKKRKKEEVKEADSEKEAAMEAELRAARERAIVPLEARMTQFREMLLERGVSAFSTWDKELHKIVFDPRYLLLNPKERKQVFDQYVKTRAEEERKEKKNKLMQAKDEFRRMMEDAKFTPRTTFSEFAVKHGRDPRFKTIEKMKDREAIFMEFITAIRKREKEDSKSRGEKVKQDFYDLLSEQHIEGGQRWSKVKERLETDPRYKSVESSALREELFKQYMEKQAKSVDIDKERELERQARIEASLREREREVQKARSEQTKEIDREREQHKREEAIQHFKALMSDMVRSSDATWSDTRRNLRKDHRWESASLLEREEKEKLFNEHVEALAKKKKEHFRQLLDETSMVRSKKITLTTTWKEVKKVIKEDPRCIKFSSSDRKRQREFEDYIKDKYITAKADFRTLLKETKFITYRSRKLIQESEQHLKDVEKILQNDKRYLVLECVPEERRKLIMFYIEDLDRRGPPPPPTASEPTRRSTK
- the tcerg1b gene encoding transcription elongation regulator 1 isoform X1, with product MADQTESETIGFSDNRMVQQAVRFRGPAPAPAPVPAQTPVLRGPPPLLRPPPPPFGMMRGPPPRPPFARPPFDPNMPPIPPPGGMPPPIGPPHLQWCSNSHLAGRVCKEIDHKRPPFLPPPMGNLPPPPGMLFPPGMPPVPASGAPALNPAEEIWVENKTPEGKAYYYNARTRESSWSKPDGVKIIQQSELNPLLVAGSAGPGPSVGVTAAASSSSVNTTASTAASASPTQALSTTPSRTLSSSPDSTIVSPSVTISATLVADISPVATVSSTVVSPVTVVTVSTVPSPVTAVQSMSLLPAGLSHNVGQPNAAMPAFPPVMVPPFRVPLPGMHIPLPGVAMMQIVGAPCVKAGPGPNGMLPGMGPPLVSMMHPQLTLQAAPASMAGSLQLPEWSEYKTADGKNYYYNNRTLESTWEKPMALVEREKEAQRIKERLAQEEAEAMEMEDEENKTENTNNEKEEPKEEEMTEEEKAAQKARPIATNPIPGTPWCVVWTGDDRVFFYNPTTRLSMWDRPEELVGRADVDKHIQEPPHKRGPEDSKKIGVSKEEPELAVATEENQDEEPTKAKKRKKEEVKEADSEKEAAMEAELRAARERAIVPLEARMTQFREMLLERGVSAFSTWDKELHKIVFDPRYLLLNPKERKQVFDQYVKTRAEEERKEKKNKLMQAKDEFRRMMEDAKFTPRTTFSEFAVKHGRDPRFKTIEKMKDREAIFMEFITAIRKREKEDSKSRGEKVKQDFYDLLSEQHIEGGQRWSKVKERLETDPRYKSVESSALREELFKQYMEKQAKSVDIDKERELERQARIEASLREREREVQKARSEQTKEIDREREQHKREEAIQHFKALMSDMVRSSDATWSDTRRNLRKDHRWESASLLEREEKEKLFNEHVEALAKKKKEHFRQLLDETSMVRSKKITLTTTWKEVKKVIKEDPRCIKFSSSDRKRQREFEDYIKDKYITAKADFRTLLKETKFITYRSRKLIQESEQHLKDVEKILQNDKRYLVLECVPEERRKLIMFYIEDLDRRGPPPPPTASEPTRRSTK